In Centropristis striata isolate RG_2023a ecotype Rhode Island chromosome 1, C.striata_1.0, whole genome shotgun sequence, one DNA window encodes the following:
- the pcdh18a gene encoding protocadherin-18a isoform X2: MQPGKMKGLFLTRMWKVVAVLALATQHVSGKTLKYQIHEEQKVGTVIARLKDDVADVLAKLPSSVSLRFRAMQRGGSSFLSVREQDGEISIRTKIDREKLCEKNLNCSIQFDVLTLPTEHLQLFHVEVEVLDINDNAPQFARAVIPIEISESAAVGARIPLDSATDPDVGENSLYSYALEPNNFFKIDIQSRTDGAKYAELVVLRELDREVRSGYELQYTASDRGVPPRTGSTLLKISVTDSNDNSPIFDKSSYVINLPENAPVGTLIIDLNATDADDGTNARIVYSFSSHVSPKIMETFKINPDSGRLTLIRRVDYEAVNSYDIDVQAQDMGPNSMPAHCKILVKVVDVNDNKPDISINLMSSQGNGDAAYISEASPLDTFVALVRVEDLDSGLNGEVECKLHGQGYFKLQKSYENNYMILTNVSLDREKRSEFSLTVVAEDRGTPSLSTVKHFTVHVTDENDNPPRFEKGQYEIFKSENNAPGAYLTSIMATDPDLDANGQVSYSILENSVHGSSISTYVTIDPSNGAIYALRTFDREDVSRISFVVQAKDAGKPPMVSNATVVLNILDENDNPPVIVVPQLWNFTADVPASKFTEAGHLVTMIRATDRDTGVNAELICSIVSGNEEGFFIIDPRTCEIHANTSLENFPHDHVELTVVVRDQGRESLSAKAALKITLYENMENHVQVMDPGESSLDTSLIIISLGAICILLLIVMVVFAARCNREKKDTRHSYNCRVAESTHQHHPKKPSRQIHKGDITLVPTVNGTLPIRAHHRSPSATPPMDRAQMGSRQNHHSRQSLNSLVTISSNHIPESFALELAHATPPVEQVSQLLSMLHQGQYQPRPSFRGNKYSRSYRYALQDMDKFSLKDSGRGDSEAGDSDCDMGRESPVDRLLLGEGFSDLIHLEMHHRLHPAMRLCTDECLVLGHSDRCWMPPLSSPASSDYRNNMYIPGEESSQQQQPPQIDDDESSVDSERRKSFSTFGKEPGSEEAAAGGVVVAGGGGGGGGGGGGAGSDACAAGGGAGSLLTEMNSVFQRLLPPNMDSYTECTETSPPSSSSAAERGSGRGAGGNNAVPQDNRRGLLPGGKGPAYPPGVAAWAANTHYLNPGSGSVGNNHVSNPPTSSSTSTSTTNGQPPHLKWLPAMEEIPENYEEDDFDGVFHQGGKRSESRHEAGMDASELVHEINKLLQDVRQN; the protein is encoded by the exons ATGCAACCAGGAAAAATGAAAGGACTATTTTTGACAAGAATGTGGAAAGTTGTGGCTGTTTTGGCGCTGGCGACACAACACGTCTCCGGTAAGACGTTAAAATATCAGATTCACGAGGAGCAGAAGGTTGGCACGGTTATTGCCCGTTTGAAAGATGATGTTGCGGATGTTTTGGCGAAACTTCCGAGCTCGGTGTCGCTCCGCTTCAGAGCCATGCAACGAGGGGGATCGTCGTTTCTCTCGGTGCGCGAGCAGGACGGAGAAATCAGCATCAGGACCAAAATCGACCGAGAGAAACTCTGCGAGAAGAATCTCAACTGTTCTATTCAATTCGACGTGCTGACGCTCCCCACGGAGCACCTGCAGCTGTTTCACGTCGAGGTGGAAGTGTTGGACATCAACGATAACGCACCCCAGTTCGCCCGTGCCGTCATCCCCATTGAGATCTCCGAGAGCGCGGCTGTGGGAGCGCGCATTCCCCTGGACAGCGCCACGGACCCCGACGTCGGGGAGAACTCCCTTTACTCGTACGCCTTAGAGCCCAACAACTTCTTCAAGATCGACATCCAGTCCAGGACGGACGGGGCTAAATACGCAGAGCTGGTGGTGCTCAGGGAGCTGGACCGGGAGGTGCGCTCCGGTTATGAACTTCAGTACACGGCCTCTGACAGGGGCGTTCCCCCGAGGACGGGTTCGACCCTCCTCAAAATCAGTGTCACCGACTCAAACGACAACAGCCCGATTTTTGACAAGTCGTCATATGTCATTAACCTGCCTGAAAACGCACCTGTTGGCACCCTGATCATTGACTTAAACGCAACTGACGCAGATGACGGCACCAACGCCAGAATAGTCTACTCATTCAGCAGTCACGTGTCCCCCAAAATAATGGAGACGTTCAAGATTAACCCCGACAGCGGGCGCCTGACCCTCATCAGGCGTGTGGACTATGAGGCTGTTAACTCTTACGACATTGATGTCCAAGCGCAGGACATGGGTCCCAACTCTATGCCAGCCCACTGCAAGATCCTGGTCAAAGTGGTAGATGTGAACGACAATAAACCAGATATAAGCATCAATCTGATGTCCTCGCAGGGGAACGGGGACGCAGCCTATATATCAGAGGCGTCTCCTTTGGACACGTTTGTGGCTTTGGTGCGGGTGGAGGACTTGGACTCTGGGTTGAATGGAGAGGTAGAGTGTAAACTTCATGGTCAAGGATACTTCAAACTGCAGAAGTCGTACGAGAACAACTACATGATTTTGACTAACGTGTCTCTGGATCGAGAGAAAAGGTCAGAGTTCAGTCTGACGGTGGTGGCGGAGGACCGGGGGACTCCCAGTCTCTCCACCGTCAAACATTTCACCGTGCACGTGACGGATGAAAACGACAACCCGCCACGTTTCGAGAAGGGGCAATATGAGATCTTTAAATCGGAGAACAATGCCCCTGGAGCGTACCTGACCTCCATCATGGCCACTGATCCTGATCTGGACGCCAATGGGCAGGTGAGTTACTCCATCTTGGAGAACTCAGTTCACGGGAGCTCCATCTCCACCTACGTCACCATTGACCCCTCCAATGGCGCCATTTACGCCCTTCGTACATTCGATCGTGAGGACGTTAGCCGCATCTCCTTTGTCGTGCAAGCTAAAGATGCGGGGAAACCCCCGATGGTCAGCAACGCCACTGTTGTTCTGAACATCCTGGATGAGAACGACAACCCTCCGGTCATCGTGGTCCCCCAGCTGTGGAACTTCACCGCCGATGTCCCCGCGTCAAAGTTCACAGAGGCCGGACACTTGGTGACCATGATCAGGGCGACGGACCGCGACACGGGGGTCAACGCTGAGCTCATCTGCTCCATCGTGAGTGGCAACGAGGAGGGCTTCTTCATCATTGACCCAAGAACGTGTGAAATCCACGCCAACACCAGTTTGGAGAACTTCCCCCATGACCACGTGGAGTTGACCGTCGTGGTCAGAGATCAGGGGCGGGAGAGCCTCAGCGCTAAGGCGGCGCTTAAAATCACCCTCTATGAGAACATGGAGAACCACGTCCAGGTGATGGACCCGGGGGAGTCTTCCCTCGACACATCCCTGATTATCATCTCCCTGGGGGCCATCTGCATTCTGCTCCTGATCGTCATGGTGGTGTTCGCTGCTCGCTGTAACCGTGAGAAAAAGGACACGAGGCACTCCTACAACTGCCGGGTGGCGGAATCGACCCACCAGCACCACCCCAAGAAGCCGTCGCGCCAGATCCACAAAGGGGACATCACCCTGGTTCCCACGGTGAACGGCACCCTGCCAATCAGAGCCCACCACCGCTCGCCGTCCGCCACGCCCCCCATGGATCGAGCCCAGATGGGGAGCCGGCAGAATCACCACAGCCGCCAATCACTAAACAGCCTAGTGACCATCTCGTCCAATCACATTCCAGAGAGCTTCGCCCTGGAACTGGCGCACGCAACTCCACCAGTGgag CAAGTCTCACAGCTTCTGTCCATGCTCCATCAGGGCCAGTACCAGCCCAGACCCAGTTTCCGTGGCAACAAATACTCCCGCAGCTACAG ATATGCATTACAAGACATGGACAAGTTCAGCCTGAAGGACAGTGGCCGTGGGGACAGCGAGGCGGGGGACAGTGACTGTGACATGGGTCGGGAATCCCCCGTGGACAGACTGCTGCTGGGGGAGGGTTTTTCTGACCTGATACACCTCGAAATGCACCATCGACTCCACCCAG CTATGAGACTGTGCACAGATGAATGTCTCGTCCTGGGACACTCGGACCGGTGCTGGATGCCCCCCCTCTCGTCGCCCGCTTCCTCCGACTACCGCAACAACATGTACATCCCGGGGGAGGAGTcctcgcagcagcagcagccgcccCAAATCGACGACGACGAGTCCTCGGTTGACTCGGAGCGCCGCAAGAGCTTCTCCACTTTTGGCAAGGAGCCTGGGAGCGAAGAGGCCGCAGCCGGGGGAGTCGTCGTCGccggcggaggaggaggaggaggaggaggaggaggaggtgcagggagCGACGCTTGTGCTGCTGGAGGAGGGGCTGGCTCCCTCCTCACAGAGATGAACTCTGTTTTCCAGCGGCTCCTACCCCCTAATATGGACTCGTACACAGAGTGCACTGAAACAAGCCCACCCTCGTCTTCCTCGGCCGCTGAGAGGGGAAGCGGGCGCGGTGCGGGTGGCAACAACGCCGTTCCCCAGGACAACCGGAGAGGGTTGTTGCCAGGTGGGAAAGGCCCCGCCTACCCCCCAGGTGTGGCTGCATGGGCGGCAAACACCCACTACCTAAACCCTGGAAGTGGATCTGTAGGAAACAATCACGTCTCTAACCCTCCGACCTCGTCCTCCACCTCCACGTCCACCACTAACGGACAGCCGCCACATCTCAAATGGCTGCCAGCCATGGAGGAGATCCCGGAGAATTACGAGGAGGACGACTTCGATGGCGTCTTCCACCAGGGCGGGAAGCGGAGCGAGAGCCGCCACGAGGCCGGCATGGACGCTAGCGAGCTGGTTCACGAGATCAACAAACTGCTGCAGGACGTCAGACAGAACTAA
- the pcdh18a gene encoding protocadherin-18a isoform X1: protein MQPGKMKGLFLTRMWKVVAVLALATQHVSGKTLKYQIHEEQKVGTVIARLKDDVADVLAKLPSSVSLRFRAMQRGGSSFLSVREQDGEISIRTKIDREKLCEKNLNCSIQFDVLTLPTEHLQLFHVEVEVLDINDNAPQFARAVIPIEISESAAVGARIPLDSATDPDVGENSLYSYALEPNNFFKIDIQSRTDGAKYAELVVLRELDREVRSGYELQYTASDRGVPPRTGSTLLKISVTDSNDNSPIFDKSSYVINLPENAPVGTLIIDLNATDADDGTNARIVYSFSSHVSPKIMETFKINPDSGRLTLIRRVDYEAVNSYDIDVQAQDMGPNSMPAHCKILVKVVDVNDNKPDISINLMSSQGNGDAAYISEASPLDTFVALVRVEDLDSGLNGEVECKLHGQGYFKLQKSYENNYMILTNVSLDREKRSEFSLTVVAEDRGTPSLSTVKHFTVHVTDENDNPPRFEKGQYEIFKSENNAPGAYLTSIMATDPDLDANGQVSYSILENSVHGSSISTYVTIDPSNGAIYALRTFDREDVSRISFVVQAKDAGKPPMVSNATVVLNILDENDNPPVIVVPQLWNFTADVPASKFTEAGHLVTMIRATDRDTGVNAELICSIVSGNEEGFFIIDPRTCEIHANTSLENFPHDHVELTVVVRDQGRESLSAKAALKITLYENMENHVQVMDPGESSLDTSLIIISLGAICILLLIVMVVFAARCNREKKDTRHSYNCRVAESTHQHHPKKPSRQIHKGDITLVPTVNGTLPIRAHHRSPSATPPMDRAQMGSRQNHHSRQSLNSLVTISSNHIPESFALELAHATPPVEGQYQPRPSFRGNKYSRSYRYALQDMDKFSLKDSGRGDSEAGDSDCDMGRESPVDRLLLGEGFSDLIHLEMHHRLHPAMRLCTDECLVLGHSDRCWMPPLSSPASSDYRNNMYIPGEESSQQQQPPQIDDDESSVDSERRKSFSTFGKEPGSEEAAAGGVVVAGGGGGGGGGGGGAGSDACAAGGGAGSLLTEMNSVFQRLLPPNMDSYTECTETSPPSSSSAAERGSGRGAGGNNAVPQDNRRGLLPGGKGPAYPPGVAAWAANTHYLNPGSGSVGNNHVSNPPTSSSTSTSTTNGQPPHLKWLPAMEEIPENYEEDDFDGVFHQGGKRSESRHEAGMDASELVHEINKLLQDVRQN, encoded by the exons ATGCAACCAGGAAAAATGAAAGGACTATTTTTGACAAGAATGTGGAAAGTTGTGGCTGTTTTGGCGCTGGCGACACAACACGTCTCCGGTAAGACGTTAAAATATCAGATTCACGAGGAGCAGAAGGTTGGCACGGTTATTGCCCGTTTGAAAGATGATGTTGCGGATGTTTTGGCGAAACTTCCGAGCTCGGTGTCGCTCCGCTTCAGAGCCATGCAACGAGGGGGATCGTCGTTTCTCTCGGTGCGCGAGCAGGACGGAGAAATCAGCATCAGGACCAAAATCGACCGAGAGAAACTCTGCGAGAAGAATCTCAACTGTTCTATTCAATTCGACGTGCTGACGCTCCCCACGGAGCACCTGCAGCTGTTTCACGTCGAGGTGGAAGTGTTGGACATCAACGATAACGCACCCCAGTTCGCCCGTGCCGTCATCCCCATTGAGATCTCCGAGAGCGCGGCTGTGGGAGCGCGCATTCCCCTGGACAGCGCCACGGACCCCGACGTCGGGGAGAACTCCCTTTACTCGTACGCCTTAGAGCCCAACAACTTCTTCAAGATCGACATCCAGTCCAGGACGGACGGGGCTAAATACGCAGAGCTGGTGGTGCTCAGGGAGCTGGACCGGGAGGTGCGCTCCGGTTATGAACTTCAGTACACGGCCTCTGACAGGGGCGTTCCCCCGAGGACGGGTTCGACCCTCCTCAAAATCAGTGTCACCGACTCAAACGACAACAGCCCGATTTTTGACAAGTCGTCATATGTCATTAACCTGCCTGAAAACGCACCTGTTGGCACCCTGATCATTGACTTAAACGCAACTGACGCAGATGACGGCACCAACGCCAGAATAGTCTACTCATTCAGCAGTCACGTGTCCCCCAAAATAATGGAGACGTTCAAGATTAACCCCGACAGCGGGCGCCTGACCCTCATCAGGCGTGTGGACTATGAGGCTGTTAACTCTTACGACATTGATGTCCAAGCGCAGGACATGGGTCCCAACTCTATGCCAGCCCACTGCAAGATCCTGGTCAAAGTGGTAGATGTGAACGACAATAAACCAGATATAAGCATCAATCTGATGTCCTCGCAGGGGAACGGGGACGCAGCCTATATATCAGAGGCGTCTCCTTTGGACACGTTTGTGGCTTTGGTGCGGGTGGAGGACTTGGACTCTGGGTTGAATGGAGAGGTAGAGTGTAAACTTCATGGTCAAGGATACTTCAAACTGCAGAAGTCGTACGAGAACAACTACATGATTTTGACTAACGTGTCTCTGGATCGAGAGAAAAGGTCAGAGTTCAGTCTGACGGTGGTGGCGGAGGACCGGGGGACTCCCAGTCTCTCCACCGTCAAACATTTCACCGTGCACGTGACGGATGAAAACGACAACCCGCCACGTTTCGAGAAGGGGCAATATGAGATCTTTAAATCGGAGAACAATGCCCCTGGAGCGTACCTGACCTCCATCATGGCCACTGATCCTGATCTGGACGCCAATGGGCAGGTGAGTTACTCCATCTTGGAGAACTCAGTTCACGGGAGCTCCATCTCCACCTACGTCACCATTGACCCCTCCAATGGCGCCATTTACGCCCTTCGTACATTCGATCGTGAGGACGTTAGCCGCATCTCCTTTGTCGTGCAAGCTAAAGATGCGGGGAAACCCCCGATGGTCAGCAACGCCACTGTTGTTCTGAACATCCTGGATGAGAACGACAACCCTCCGGTCATCGTGGTCCCCCAGCTGTGGAACTTCACCGCCGATGTCCCCGCGTCAAAGTTCACAGAGGCCGGACACTTGGTGACCATGATCAGGGCGACGGACCGCGACACGGGGGTCAACGCTGAGCTCATCTGCTCCATCGTGAGTGGCAACGAGGAGGGCTTCTTCATCATTGACCCAAGAACGTGTGAAATCCACGCCAACACCAGTTTGGAGAACTTCCCCCATGACCACGTGGAGTTGACCGTCGTGGTCAGAGATCAGGGGCGGGAGAGCCTCAGCGCTAAGGCGGCGCTTAAAATCACCCTCTATGAGAACATGGAGAACCACGTCCAGGTGATGGACCCGGGGGAGTCTTCCCTCGACACATCCCTGATTATCATCTCCCTGGGGGCCATCTGCATTCTGCTCCTGATCGTCATGGTGGTGTTCGCTGCTCGCTGTAACCGTGAGAAAAAGGACACGAGGCACTCCTACAACTGCCGGGTGGCGGAATCGACCCACCAGCACCACCCCAAGAAGCCGTCGCGCCAGATCCACAAAGGGGACATCACCCTGGTTCCCACGGTGAACGGCACCCTGCCAATCAGAGCCCACCACCGCTCGCCGTCCGCCACGCCCCCCATGGATCGAGCCCAGATGGGGAGCCGGCAGAATCACCACAGCCGCCAATCACTAAACAGCCTAGTGACCATCTCGTCCAATCACATTCCAGAGAGCTTCGCCCTGGAACTGGCGCACGCAACTCCACCAGTGgag GGCCAGTACCAGCCCAGACCCAGTTTCCGTGGCAACAAATACTCCCGCAGCTACAG ATATGCATTACAAGACATGGACAAGTTCAGCCTGAAGGACAGTGGCCGTGGGGACAGCGAGGCGGGGGACAGTGACTGTGACATGGGTCGGGAATCCCCCGTGGACAGACTGCTGCTGGGGGAGGGTTTTTCTGACCTGATACACCTCGAAATGCACCATCGACTCCACCCAG CTATGAGACTGTGCACAGATGAATGTCTCGTCCTGGGACACTCGGACCGGTGCTGGATGCCCCCCCTCTCGTCGCCCGCTTCCTCCGACTACCGCAACAACATGTACATCCCGGGGGAGGAGTcctcgcagcagcagcagccgcccCAAATCGACGACGACGAGTCCTCGGTTGACTCGGAGCGCCGCAAGAGCTTCTCCACTTTTGGCAAGGAGCCTGGGAGCGAAGAGGCCGCAGCCGGGGGAGTCGTCGTCGccggcggaggaggaggaggaggaggaggaggaggaggtgcagggagCGACGCTTGTGCTGCTGGAGGAGGGGCTGGCTCCCTCCTCACAGAGATGAACTCTGTTTTCCAGCGGCTCCTACCCCCTAATATGGACTCGTACACAGAGTGCACTGAAACAAGCCCACCCTCGTCTTCCTCGGCCGCTGAGAGGGGAAGCGGGCGCGGTGCGGGTGGCAACAACGCCGTTCCCCAGGACAACCGGAGAGGGTTGTTGCCAGGTGGGAAAGGCCCCGCCTACCCCCCAGGTGTGGCTGCATGGGCGGCAAACACCCACTACCTAAACCCTGGAAGTGGATCTGTAGGAAACAATCACGTCTCTAACCCTCCGACCTCGTCCTCCACCTCCACGTCCACCACTAACGGACAGCCGCCACATCTCAAATGGCTGCCAGCCATGGAGGAGATCCCGGAGAATTACGAGGAGGACGACTTCGATGGCGTCTTCCACCAGGGCGGGAAGCGGAGCGAGAGCCGCCACGAGGCCGGCATGGACGCTAGCGAGCTGGTTCACGAGATCAACAAACTGCTGCAGGACGTCAGACAGAACTAA